A region from the Aegilops tauschii subsp. strangulata cultivar AL8/78 chromosome 5, Aet v6.0, whole genome shotgun sequence genome encodes:
- the LOC109762063 gene encoding pentatricopeptide repeat-containing protein At3g49170, chloroplastic, with the protein MPSPSLPAGAAMASTLAGLPPGLPPSSPPFQTPHRHFNPRIPNLQALSSENPSASAAASLLAAAARAGDLRLGRALHRRLLGTEILDTDALVANSLLTMYSKCGHVSAARRVFDGMRGLRDLVSWTAMAFCLARNGAEQEALLLLGEMLESGLRPNAFTLCAAARACFPGELFRLSGGAVLGFVLKTGFWGTDVSVGCALIDMFARNGDLVAARKVFDGLVERTVVVWTLMITRYVQGGCAGKAVELFLGMLEDGFEPDGYTMSSMISACAEQGSLRFGQQLHSLVLRLGLVSDTCVSCGLVDMYTKLQMEQSMECARKVFKRMPTHNVMSWTALISGYVQCGAQENSAIELLCEMLNESIEPNHITYSSLLKACANLSDQDSGRQIHARVMKTSIGNVNVVGNALVSMYAESGCMEEARKVFDQLYESNILSTSSDIGGTESSNASWSSQIESMGVGVSTFTFASLLSAATTVGLPTKGQQLHALSIKAGFESDKGISNSLVSMYSRCGYLDDACRAFDEMDDHNVISWTSVISGLAKHGHAERALSLFHDMILSGVKPNDVTYIAVLSACSHVGLVKEGKEYFRSMQKDHGLVPRMEHYSCMVDLLARSGLVQEALDFINEMPCKADALIWKTLLGACRTYDNIEIGKIAANHVIDLEPRDPAPYVLLSNLYAHGGLWDEVARIRSLMRHKNLSKETGLSWMHVGNTIHEFRAGDTGHPQAQEIYAKLSALIREIKDIGYVPDTSIVLHDMSDELKEECLLQHSEKIAVAFGLITTSPTKPIRIFKNLRVCADCHSAIKYISKSTGREVILRDSNRFHRMKDGKCSCREYW; encoded by the coding sequence ATGCCCTCTCCCTCCCTTCCCGCCGGTGCTGCCATGGCTTCAACCCTCGCCGGCCTTCCCCCCGGGCTCCCACCGTCGTCACCTCCATTCCAGACCCCGCATCGCCACTTCAACCCACGGATACCAAACTTGCAGGCGCTCTCGTCCGAAAACccctccgcctccgccgcggcgtcgctcctcgccgccgccgcgcgcgccgGCGACCTCCGCCTCGGCCGCgcgctccaccgccgcctcctcgGCACCGAGATCCTCGACACCGACGCCTTGGTCGCCAACTCACTCCTCACCATGTACTCCAAGTGCGGCCACGTGAGCGCCGCGCGCAGGGTGTTCGACGGAATGCGCGGCCTGCGGGACCTCGTGTCCTGGACGGCAATGGCCTTCTGCCTCGCGCGAAACGGCGCGGAGCAGGAGGCCCTGCTCCTCCTCGGCGAGATGCTCGAGTCGGGGCTCCGGCCCAACGCGTTCACGCTCTGCGCCGCGGCTCGTGCCTGCTTTCCGGGGGAGCTCTTTCGCCTGTCTGGCGGCGCGGTCCTTGGTTTTGTGCTCAAGACGGGGTTCTGGGGCACCGACGTGTCGGTGGGCTGCGCCTTGATTGATATGTTCGCCAGGAACGGGGACCTGGTGGCAGCACGGAAGGTGTTTGATGGGTTGGTTGAGAGGACAGTGGTCGTCTGGACGCTGATGATTACACGGTATGTGCAAGGCGGGTGTGCAGGCAAGGCGGTTGAGTTATTTCTTGGCATGCTAGAAGATGGTTTTGAGCCCGACGGATACACCATGAGCAGCATGATTTCGGCATGCGCAGAGCAGGGATCACTCAGATTCGGGCAGCAACTGCATTCTCTAGTACTACGGCTGGGGCTGGTTTCTGATACTTGTGTGAGCTGTGGACTTGTGGACATGTACACAAAATTGCAAATGGAACAGTCCATGGAATGTGCAAGGAAAGTCTTCAAACGAATGCCCACACATAACGTCATGTCATGGACAGCACTGATATCAGGATACGTGCAATGTGGAGCACAGGAAAACAGTGCAATAGAACTCCTCTGCGAAATGTTAAATGAGAGCATCGAACCAAACCACATCACATATTCTAGTCTTCTTAAAGCCTGTGCAAACCTTTCTGATCAAGATTCAGGCAGACAGATTCATGCCCGTGTCATGAAAACCAGCATAGGGAATGTAAACGTTGTTGGGAATGCTCTGGTCAGCATGTATGCTGAATCTGGTTGCATGGAGGAGGCTAGAAAGGTGTTCGACCAGCTTTATGAAAGCAACATACTTTCCACCAGTTCTGATATTGGTGGAACTGAGAGCAGCAATGCCTCTTGGAGTTCTCAGATTGAGAGCATGGGCGTCGGAGTCAGCACCTTCACATTTGCTAGTCTGCTTAGTGCTGCTACCACTGTAGGGTTGCCAACCAAGGGTCAGCAACTGCATGCGCTTTCAATCAAAGCAGGCTTTGAGTCTGATAAAGGTATAAGCAATTCCCTTGTTTCCATGTATTCTAGGTGTGGATATTTGGATGATGCTTGTCGAGCATTTGATGAAATGGACGACCATAATGTGATTTCATGGACTTCAGTAATCAGTGGCTTAGCCAAGCATGGGCACGCGGAACGAGCGTTGTCATTGTTTCATGACATGATCTTATCCGGTGTCAAACCAAATGATGTCACATACATTGCTGTGTTATCTGCCTGTAGCCATGTTGGTCTAGTGAAAGAAGGAAAGGAGTACTTCAGATCAATGCAGAAGGATCACGGACTCGTACCGAGGATGGAACATTATTCTTGCATGGTGGATCTTCTTGCACGATCAGGTCTTGTTCAAGAAGCCCTGGATTTCATTAATGAAATGCCCTGTAAAGCGGATGCATTGATTTGGAAGACTCTCCTCGGTGCTTGTAGGACTTACGATAATATTGAGATTGGTAAAATTGCAGCGAATCATGTCATAGATCTCGAGCCGCGAGATCCAGCTCCATATGTCCTTCTCTCAAACTTGTATGCCCATGGTGGTTTATGGGATGAAGTTGCAAGAATAAGGAGTCTGATGAGACACAAGAACTTGAGTAAAGAAACTGGCTTGAGTTGGATGCATGTTGGAAACACAATTCACGAGTTCAGAGCTGGTGACACCGGCCATCCGCAAGCACAAGAGATCTATGCAAAGTTGTCTGCGTTGATCAGAGAAATTAAAGACATTGGCTACGTACCAGACACAAGCATCGTGCTCCATGACATGTCggatgagctcaaggaggagtgTCTGCTCCAGCACAGCGAGAAGATTGCTGTGGCATTTGGTTTGATTACTACATCGCCAACAAAACCAATAAGGATCTTTAAGAATCTCCGTGTGTGCGCAGATTGCCATTCTGCAATCAAGTATATCTCTAAATCCACTGGAAGGGAGGTAATATTGAGAGATAGCAACAGGTTCCATAGGATGAAAGATGGGAAATGCTCATGCAGGGAGTACTGGTGA
- the LOC109762084 gene encoding uncharacterized protein: protein MTAAVAGADDERKAQALVRDDAPKLLAALKEMKDGLDLVRSKVESLTRKVRKNQLPTGDGIGYLEAKHHLLLSYCQDLVYYLLRKAKGLSVDGHPVVRSLVEIRLFLEKIRPIDKKMEYQIQKLTNAADGAAAQDKVPDDEVNVKGRQQGEDDLLGYRPNPDMMDPKIVSEGQGKDGIYVPPRIGPAAMDDSHSKDAVRKEKRLLRMATENPYFKEMIDDAADRPEEWKETAGDESKEFMAYMRQREKQEKAEEELFTRAPVTKREKYMEKQMKKQLHGLQGLTDGFDLGMNTLLDGEKEDDGGSSEPRRQSAGRRKHQKGGKRKRH from the exons ATGacggccgccgtcgccggagcggACGACGAGAGGAAAGCGCAGGCCCTCGTGCG GGATGACGCGCCCAAGCTGCTCGCCGCTCTCAAGGAAATGAAGGACGGGCTCGACCTCGTCAGGTCCAAGGTCGAGTCGCTCACCCGCAAG GTTAGGAAAAACCAGCTGCCGACAGGCGATGGCATTGGGTACCTGGAGGCCAAGCACCACCTGCTGCTGAGCTACTGCCAGGACCTCGTCTACTACCTACTACGCAAGGCCAAGGGACTGTCCGTCGATGGCCACCCCGTTGTGCGCAGCCTTGTCGAGATCAGGCTGTTTCTTGAGAAG ATTCGCCCAATAGACAAGAAGATGGAGTACCAGATCCAGAAGCTCACCAATGCTGCAGATGGTGCGGCTGCCCAGGATAAGGTGCCAGATGATGAGGTCAATGTCAAGGGCAGGCAACAAGGCGAGGACGACCTGTTGGGGTACCGGCCAAACCCGGATATGATGGATCCCAAAATTGTTTCTGAAGGACAG GGCAAAGATGGTATCTACGTTCCTCCGAGAATTGGGCCAGCTGCCATGGATGATAGTCATAGTAAAGACGCTGTAAGGAAAGAGAAAAGATTATTGCGTATGGCAACAGAGAATCCTTACTTCAAGGAGATGATTGATGATGCTGCTGATAGACCTGAAGAG TGGAAGGAAACAGCGGGTGACGAAAGCAAAGAATTTATGGCCTACATGCGgcagagagagaagcaagagaaGGCGGAAGAGGAGCTGTTCACCCGAGCTCCCGTCACCAAACGTGAAAAGTACATGGAGAAGCAGATGAAAAAGCAGCTTCATGG ATTACAAGGCCTGACCGACGGATTCGACCTCGGGATGAACACGCTGCTCGATGGCGAGAAGGAAGACGACGGTGGTTCCAGCGAGCCGCGTAGACAGAGCGCGGGGCGGAGAAAACACCAGAAAGGAGGCAAGAGGAAGCGGCATTAA